The DNA sequence GTGCGATTGCGCAGGTACGGCGGCATGAGCCGGCGGTCGTGACGATGGACCTCGGCCTGCCGCCCGACGCCGACGGCGCTGCCGAAGGACTGGCGACCCTGCAGCAGATCCTCGCATTGTCCCCCGCCATCAAAGTCATCGTCCTTACCGGCAACCAGGACCGCAGCAATGCTGTCAAAGCTGTTGCGATGGGCGCCTACGACTTTCACCAGAAGCCTTTTGACGGGCCGACGCTGCAGCTGGTCATTGAACGCGCGTTCCATCTGCACGCGCTTCAGCAGGAAAATCAACGCCTGCTGCAGGCCCAGGTTAACTCCCCGCTGGCCGGCATCATCAGCCGCGACCCCGGCATGCTGAAAGTCTGCCGTAATGTCGAAAAAATTGCGCCTTCCTCCGCCACGGTAATGCTGCTCGGCGCCAGCGGCACCGGCAAGGAATTGCTGGCGCGCGCACTGCATCAGCTGAGCCCGCGGCAGAACAAGCGTTTCGTCGCCGTCAATTGCGCAGCGATCCCGGAAACCCTGCTTGAAAGCGAGCTGTTCGGGTACGAGAAAGGCGCCTTCACCGGCGCCGCCAAGCAGACCTTGGGTAAGATCGAAATGGCGGATGGCGGTACCTTTTTCCTCGACGAAGTCGGGGACCTGCCGTTCGCTCTGCAGGCGAAGCTGTTGCGCTTCCTGCAGGAGCGGGTGATCGAACGCATCGGCGGGCGCGCGGAAATTCCAGTCGACGTACGTATCGTTTGTGCGACCCACCAGAACCTGCAGGAACTGGTGCGCCAAGGGCGTTTTCGCGAAGACCTTTTCTATCGCTTAAGCGAAATCGTGCTGAACATTCCATCGTTGCGCGATCGGGTAGGCGACCCCGCCATGCTGGCGCACCACTTCAAAAACAAATATGCGGCGCAGGAGCGCCGCTCGCTCAACTTCAGCGAAGAAGCCATGGCAGCGATCGAGGCGCATTCGTGGCCTGGAAACGTACGCGAGATCGAGAACTGCATCAAGCGTGCTGTGATCATGGCCGAAGGAGTACAGATCAGCGTCGACGATCTCGGGCTGCCTGCGATAAACCGGGAGGACAAGGTCATCAACCTGCGGCAGGTGCGGGACGAGGCGGAGTACATGGCGCTGGTGAGGTCGTTAGCGCGGGTGGACGGAAACATTGTGAAAGCGGCGGAACTGCTCGGCGTAAGCCGTCCGACGATCTACGATCTGATGAACCGCCACGGTCTCAAGTAAGCGCTCATCCCTTCAAAACAGCTCCCCCGTTCCGGACGGGGTGTCGCTGCGCGCGCCGCCGAAGAGGCCTGCCTGGCCTGCGCAGAACATCGCACTCACTCGCCCTTTATGTCGGCGGATTTTACAAACTTCACGGCGCAAAACCTGTTTTTCCATCTCCCACATTCTTTCTCTATAAAAATCAGTCGTTTACATAACTGGCACAAGGATTGCGTAAGTGCATGTGAAGAGCAGCATTGCTGCATTCATTCACTCTAACAAGGAAAAATCAATGAAAAAATTGTTCGCCACCCTCGTTGGCGCCGGAGTACTTCTAGCAGCTTCCGCTCCGTCGTTCGCCACGCCCATGCTTCGCCTCACAAGTGACGGCTCAACAGTTACCGTTTCCGACAATCTCTCCGGCGACGCGGTGCCTCTGGCCGGGCAGGTCACCTATATCGGATCCGTCGGCAGCTTCGTCGCCAACGTGACGACCGGCACGACCAAACCGTTGATTGGCGACGCCAGCCACGCTGCATTCGACCTGAACTCGATTAACGTCACGAGCGGCACCGCCGGCAGCTTGAAACTGGAGTTCACCGAGACCGACTTCATCAGCAGCTATGACATTGTCGGATTCGTCTCGCAAATCGGCGGAACAATTAATAACCTTCCTGGCAGCAGTCTTGCTTACACGGTTTACGTCGACACTTCCAACACTGCATTCGGAACCGGCACCGAGGTCTACTCGGCGACATTCGGCTCGGGCGCATTCTCCGCTGCTTCGTTCAATCAAGTCGGATTAGGCCTGTCGACTCCGTATTCCATTACCATCGTGGCCAATCTCACTCATTCCGGGTCCGGCTCCAGCAGCTTCGATGCCCTCGTCCAGGTACCCGAGCCTGCGACCGTTGCCTTGTTCGGCGCGGGGCTACTCGCCATCGGCGGATTGCGCGGGCGCCGCCGCAAGGAGCATCAAGACACTGTAGCCTGAACGACTATTATTCTTGCCTGCCACCGTCGTGGCAGCAGTTGTAACCGGAAAGCGCCGCTTCCTGCCCGCAGGTTCAGCGGCGTTTGCGCATCGATTCGTACCTGGCTTCACTTACCCAAAATACCAGCAAGGCAATGCAGTCATAGGATCGATCCTCGTTCGCCTATTCAATGGCAAAGACGGGCGCTCCGACTACCCGAACTTATTCCAAAAATCGCCCTTCCACTGGCGATCAATGAAATCACAAGAAGCGAGTGTCGGATGGATTGACGTTTTCACGTCGGCGATGAATGCGAAGCAGACCTTCTCTCGCAGAGATCCGTGCTAGAGCGCACGAAATTCATGAAATGCGATGACGAGCCGAAGCGTGCTGCAACCCAAAAAGCACGGCGCGCCCAGACGCGCGCTAGTTGCGGTCGCGTTCAAATAAAAAAGGGCCGCCTTCCGGCGGCCCTGCGCTTCCACGCAGTCAGTTCATTTTGCGGTACGGCGACGGCGGATGGCGCCGATGCCGGTCAGGCCGATCCCCAGGAGGGCCAGCGACACCGGTTCTGGGACGCTCGTCGTCGGACGCTGCGCAATCGTGTAGTGCGAAACGTTATGCGAAGTGCTGCCGCCGCTCAGATTGAAAGGCGGTTCCGTAAACGGAGTGCTCCAGACGCCGGAGGAATAGGCTTCATTGAAGAGGAAGGCCGTCAGGTTGGTATCGGCGCCATCCTTGAAGACGATGATGTAGTCGTAATTGGCAAAATTGGCGTTGCTGATCGACCATGTACCCGTGGAACCGCCCGGCCCAACCTGCACGTTGCCATCGTTGGCCGTCCAGTCGGAGAAACCGAAGAAGCCGGCTGTATTGATGTTGGAAATGTTGGCGACGTTATTGTTATCTGGCGGTGAAATGTACTGGCAGGCGCTGACGGCAGTATTGGTTCCGGTCGAATCTTCGACCTTCGCCGTCGGGTTAGTAACGAAGTCGGCCGGACAGCTCACCAAAGCGGCATGCGCCACACTACTCAGCCCCAACGTCGCTGTCGCGAACACGGCGGCTGCAATGAAGCTATTTTTACGCATTGTTATTCCCTTTCAGTGTGAATTCTAGGTGTCGACAAGCCCCCGCTGTTTGGCTTGTACGCATAGCTATGCACGATTTAGGCCATCTCCCTAAATCTCTGATTTGAAAAAGAATTTTCAAAAATGCCGGCCTAGCGCCCGCCGTGCTGTCAATTTGGTCGACAGCCATGACGGTCGCTGTTAGCTCCCCAGCCTCGCTCTACCGTATCGTCTATTCGGCATCTAATAAATACAGATGTCTAAAGAGGGGCCAATTAATTTGGCCTCCAATTTATTAAATTGGAAGCGCGCACGCGCCGCGACCCCGACTGGCTTGTTGACGTATGTCATCTCGACAACATTCCTTCCTGCCAGAATTAGCGCACGCATGGCGCTGCCATCATGACCAGCCGCGATGTGCCGCTTTGAACAAGCCCAAGGGTCTGGCAAATGGAAGAACTTAGTAATCAGGTGCTAAGCGCACTTAAGGGAGTATGGAAGTACCGTTGGTTGACGGCGGCACTGTGGTGGCTGGTGTTTACGCTAGGCGCGCTGATCATTTTCCTGCTTCCCGATACCTATCAGGCATCTGCACGCGTGTTCGTCGACACCCAGAGCGTCCTCAAGCCGCTGATGTCCAGCATGACGAGCATCCCCAACATCGAACAGCAGGTTTCGATCATGAACCGGACGCTGCTGAGCAGGCCGAACATCGAGCGTCTCATCAGAATGGCCGACCTAGATATCAAGGCAAAGAACAGCAAGGAATACGAGCAAATGGTGCTCGACCTGATGAACGACATCAAACTGGGCGGCACCAGCCGCGAAGATATATATACGATCACCTACAGCCATCGAAATCCGCGGCTGGCGAAGGATGTCGTGCAATCGCTGCTCACCATCTTCGTCGAAGGAAGTTTCGGAGACAAGAAGCAGGATTCGCAAAAGGCGGTGGCATTCATCGACGAACAGATCAAGTCCTACGAGACGAAGCTAGCGGCCGCCGAAAACGCTCTCAAGGAGTTCAAGATCCGGAATGCGGGAATTCTTCCCGGCGAAGGCGTCACCTATACCACGAAGCTGGATCAGCTCGCGGACGCGTTGCAGCAGGCAAGGCTGGAGTTGCGCGAGGCGGAGCAAACCCGCAATGCATTAAGAAAGCAGATGGCCGGCGAGGAACCGGTCCTGCTGGTAGATCAGAATGCGACAACTTCGACGCAGTCCGAAATCGATACCCGGCTGCAGGGTCTGTACAAGAACCTCGATTCCCTCCAGATGCAGTTCACCGACCGGCACCCAGACATCATCTCCATCAAGCGGCTGATCGCCCAGCTGGAGGAACGCAAGGCGCAGGAAGCCGGACAGCGCAAGGAAAAACCGTCGGCGCGTCCCAACTACAGTCCGATGCTACAGCAACTCGCTGCATCGCTTGCCGAGGCGGAGGCCAGCGTGGCGGCATTGACGGCGCGCGTCGACGAGTATTCGGCTAGGTACGCCAAGCTCAAGGCCATGGTCAACGCGGTACCGGAAGTGGAGGCGCAACTCGCGCAGCTCAACCGCGACTATCAAGTCAACAAGGACAACTACGAAAAACTGATCGGGCGCCGGGAAGCCGCAAAACTGTCGGAAGAATTGACATCGACCGGAATGATCAAGTTCCGCATCATCGATCCACCAATCGTTCCGCAAAAGCCGACCGGCCCGAACCGCTTGCGCCTGTTGTCGCTGCTGCTGGCGGCCTCGCTGATGGCCGGCATCGGCGGCAGCCTGATCATGAGCCAGATGCGTCCCGCATTCATGAGCTTAGCCACGCTGCGTCAGACGACCGACCTTCCACTGCTCGGCGCGGTCTCCATGAACTGGACGCCGGCCCAGCGAGCGCGCGAAACACGCGCCGCCTATCTCCTGGGGCTACTCTTCCTCGGACTCTTATTGTCCTATGCAGCGGCCGCGTTCAAAGCAGCCTAGAACCGCAAATTGACTCAGACAAGGGAAACCGATGAGCATTATCGAAAATGCCGCGCGCCGGCTTGAGCAGGTCAAGCAATCTCCATCCGTGCGTACTGATGCGCGCGCTGGCGAGCCCGCCAAGCAGACACCGGCACGACTGCCGAATCTGGCAAACGCGAATGCCCAGCCTGCAGGCCAGACCAGCGTCGCTCCCACTCCCCCTAAGCATCATGTGGAAATCGACCTCGAACGCCTACAGCAAATGGGGATGGTCGTTTCCAACGGCGAACGCAGTGCAGTCGCCGAGGAATTTCGCGTCATCAAGCGGCCTCTGCTGCGCACCGCGGCCGCTCCGTCCAGAGGGGGCGCTGGCAACCCACGCAACCCGGCCAACCTGATCATGGTCACGAGCAGTCTGCCCGGCGAAGGCAAGACTTTCTGCGCGATCAATCTCGCAATGAGCATTGCGACAGAAAAGGATTACACCGTGCTTCTGGTGGATGCCGATGTCGCCCGCCCGTCGATTCCGAAAGCACTGGGCATCAGCGCCGAGATAGGCATGATGGATATCCTGTGCGGCGATCGAAAGGATATCGCGGACGTGCTCGTTCATACCAACGTCCCCTCGCTCAGTCTTATCACAGCAGGCAAGGGCCATCGCTATACCACCGAATTGCTTGCCAGCCAGGACATGGCGACGATGGTTGCGGAGCTCGCCAGACGTTATCCAGACCGGATTGTGATTTTCGATTCCCCCCCTTTGCTGGCAACAACCGAAGCACAGGTACTGGCAATGCACATGGGACAAATCGTCGTCGTCGTCGAGGCGGAGCGTACGACGCAGAGCCAGCTCCAGGAAGCATTGCGCCATCTTGACGGATGCCCGAACGTCAGTTTGCTGTATAACAAGGCTCGCCGGTTTTCGACCGAAACCGCATATGGATATTACTGACGCCGCGCCCCGCAGGAAGGAGCCTTTCGGCATTCCCTGCCGGCGACTGTTGCCGGCGGCGTCGGCCGTCGCCCTGCTTTCCATGCAATCCGTCCATGCGGCAGAATGGAGCGTCGCGCCGAGCGTCGGCTTGCGCGAGACCTACAGTTCCAATATTGCGCTGGCACCTGACGCAACGGCCAGAAGCGAATGGGTGACCGAACTGGCACCGCGCATCGCGCTTTCCGCCAGCGGCGTGCGCTTCAAATTCAACGCCGACTACGCGTTACGCTACCTCGATTATCACGGGGGTGGAACGTCGTCCGAAGTCCAGCACAATGTCAACGCCAATGCATCTGGCGAGTTCGTCAAGGACCTGCTGTTCGTCGATGCAATTGCCAATATATCCCAGCAGCGAATTTCCGCATTCGGGCCACAATCGATCGACTATGTGAATTTGACCGGGAATCGCACAGAGGTGCAGACCTATGGGATCAGTCCCTACCTGCGCCATGACATTGGTAGATTCGCAGCAGCTGAACTTCGGTATACCGCGGAAAAAAAGAAAGCCGACGACCCCAACCTGCTCGATTCAGATGTGCGACGCACCCTGTTCGACATTGGCAGCGGGAACCGCCTGCGCACCTGGGGCTGGGGCTTCGAGTTCGACCGGCAACGCATCGACTACCGGCTGGCACCGGAAACCGAGTTATCGCGTTATACCGCAAGGCTGCAATATGAAATCACGCCCCGCATTTTCCTCAAGACGACGGCGGGATACGAAGACAACAACTACCTCTATATCGGCGAGAAACCAAGCGGCAAGCTATGGTCAGCCGGATTATCCTGGCTCCCGTCGCAGTCGACATCGGTTTCGGCCAGCGCCGGACACCGCTATTTCGGCAAGACTTTCGCCGCTTCCGCCGGCCATCACGACGGAAAGTCTGCGTGGGACCTCGGTTACGACGAAGAAGTTACCTCGCAATCAGCGTTATCAACACAGTCCACGCTGGACACGGCCGCCTTCCTCGACCGGCTCTGGAACACCAGCATTCCCGATGAGGCTGCGCGCAAAAAGATCGTAGACACGTTCATCCACAACGCCGGCCTGCCCACTACGCTTTCCGGAAACATCTACAACCTGTCAAACCGCATATTCCTGCAAAAGTCCCTGCGCATCTCGCTTGCGCTAGACGGTTCCAGGAATACCGCCGTGTTCGCCATCCATGGTCTGCGCCGCGAACCGCTCAGCGTCGCGCCGGTGGCGGGAGCGGTGCCGCCGACCTCGCAGCCCGGAATCGACGACGACAGCTTGCAGACGGGCGCCAGCGCGAACTGGATCTGGCACGTCACGCCGCGCTCCGACCTTGCCTTCGGCGCCAGCTACACGCGTGCGCGCGCATTCGGCAACGAACGCATCGATCATTTCCGTGCCTTTCGCACCGCCCTCGCCAAGCAGTTCGGCCGGAAATCGAGCGCAACGTTCGAGCTGCGCCGACAGCAGAGGTCGTCGACGCAACAGGACGCCGCCTATACGGAGAACGCCGTTGCCCTTCTTATTCTGATGCAGCTTTAAGCCCGCGGGAGACTCATGTACAACACCTACTATGGCCTGACTGCAAAACCCTTCCAGCTCAATCCGGATCCGAACTTCTACTTCGGCAGCAAGGGCCATAGCCGCGCGATGGCCTATCTCGAATATGGACTGTCGCAGGAAGACGGATTCATTGTCATCACCGGCGAAGTAGGTGCCGGAAAAACCACGCTGGTACGTAACCTGTGCCGCAGGCTCCAGTCGGAAAAAATTGTAGTTGCGCAGATCGTCAACACCGCACTCGATGCGGCCGACATCCTGCGCATGGCGGCCGCATCGCTCGATCTTCCTTTCGAAAACGTCAGCAAGGCAGCACTGCTGTTACGGCTCGAAATGTTCGCCCGCGATTGCGCGAAGCAAGGCAAGCGCATCCTGCTGATCGTCGATGAAGCACAAAATCTTTCGCACCATGCGCTGGAGGAGTTGCGCATGCTGTCGAACATGCAGTCTTACGATCAGCCTCTGCTCCAGACTTTCCTGCTCGGCCAGCCGGAATTCCGTGCAATCCTGATGAGCGAAGGCATGAAGCAGCTGCGGCAGCGCGTGATCGCCACCTACCATCTCGGCCCGTTGGACGAGGATGATTCGCGCGCCTACATTGAACATCGCCTCTCCACTGCGGGATGGCAGGGCGATCCCTGCATCAGCGATGACGCATTCGATGCCATTTATGGTTACACGCAAGGCATCCCGCGCAAGATCAACACCTTCTGCGACCGGATGTTTCTAATGGGATATCTGGAAGAACTGCATGCATTCGGCACCCGGGAAGTCGACAAGGTGATGGCAGATATCGATGAGGAATTCGCAGCACCGCCGTCGACTGAGGTGGGAACCGACCATACGATCGCCGAGTTGACGCCAGCGTCTTCCGACATCGACGCAATCGAACGTCGCGTATCGCGCATGGAATCATCGGTGACGACTCTGGTCGATGCGCTGCGCAAAATGATTTCGGCTCCTCTCAAGAGCGTTTCCTCCAAAAACCCATGATGAATACAGTGAACGAGATTACGCCTGGAAGCTGCGACCTGTTGTGCGTGGTTGGTGCGCGCCCGAACTTCATGAAGATCGCGCCGATCATGGCCGCGCTTGCCGAACATGCTCCTCGCATGCGCGTGAGCTTGCTGCATACTGGCCAGCACTACGATGCGGTGATGAACCACCAATATTTCGATGCATTGGGTATTCCGGCGCCTTCGATCAATCTCGAAGTCGGCTCCGGCTCCCACGCGCAGCAGACGGCGGAAGTCATGCGGCGCTTCGAGCCGGCGCTCGACGCGTCCGGAGCGCGCGCGGCGCTGGTGGTCGGCGACGTAAATTCGACGCTTGCCTGCGCACTGGTGGCTGCCAAGCGCGGACTTCCCGTCATCCATGTGGAGGCAGGGTTGCGCAGCTTCGACCGCGCGATGCCGGAAGAAATCAATCGCATCCTGACCGACCGCATATCCGACCTGCTGTTTACCAGCGAACGCGGCGCGCGAGACAATCTTCTCAAGGAAGGCATTCCCGAGCAGGCGATCCATTTCGTAGGCAACGTCATGATCGACACCTTGCGCCAGAATCTGGGGCGTGCCGTGCCGTTTCGACAGACCGTGGCGCCGGAAGAAAGGGCGCGCTGCGACGTAGCTGAAAACAACTACGCCGTACTGA is a window from the Noviherbaspirillum sp. UKPF54 genome containing:
- the prsR gene encoding PEP-CTERM-box response regulator transcription factor, coding for MKKLLIVEDDLGLQKQLRWSFDGYDVQVAGDRESAIAQVRRHEPAVVTMDLGLPPDADGAAEGLATLQQILALSPAIKVIVLTGNQDRSNAVKAVAMGAYDFHQKPFDGPTLQLVIERAFHLHALQQENQRLLQAQVNSPLAGIISRDPGMLKVCRNVEKIAPSSATVMLLGASGTGKELLARALHQLSPRQNKRFVAVNCAAIPETLLESELFGYEKGAFTGAAKQTLGKIEMADGGTFFLDEVGDLPFALQAKLLRFLQERVIERIGGRAEIPVDVRIVCATHQNLQELVRQGRFREDLFYRLSEIVLNIPSLRDRVGDPAMLAHHFKNKYAAQERRSLNFSEEAMAAIEAHSWPGNVREIENCIKRAVIMAEGVQISVDDLGLPAINREDKVINLRQVRDEAEYMALVRSLARVDGNIVKAAELLGVSRPTIYDLMNRHGLK
- a CDS encoding PEP-CTERM sorting domain-containing protein, with the translated sequence MKKLFATLVGAGVLLAASAPSFATPMLRLTSDGSTVTVSDNLSGDAVPLAGQVTYIGSVGSFVANVTTGTTKPLIGDASHAAFDLNSINVTSGTAGSLKLEFTETDFISSYDIVGFVSQIGGTINNLPGSSLAYTVYVDTSNTAFGTGTEVYSATFGSGAFSAASFNQVGLGLSTPYSITIVANLTHSGSGSSSFDALVQVPEPATVALFGAGLLAIGGLRGRRRKEHQDTVA
- a CDS encoding PEP-CTERM sorting domain-containing protein, encoding MRKNSFIAAAVFATATLGLSSVAHAALVSCPADFVTNPTAKVEDSTGTNTAVSACQYISPPDNNNVANISNINTAGFFGFSDWTANDGNVQVGPGGSTGTWSISNANFANYDYIIVFKDGADTNLTAFLFNEAYSSGVWSTPFTEPPFNLSGGSTSHNVSHYTIAQRPTTSVPEPVSLALLGIGLTGIGAIRRRRTAK
- a CDS encoding XrtA system polysaccharide chain length determinant, yielding MEELSNQVLSALKGVWKYRWLTAALWWLVFTLGALIIFLLPDTYQASARVFVDTQSVLKPLMSSMTSIPNIEQQVSIMNRTLLSRPNIERLIRMADLDIKAKNSKEYEQMVLDLMNDIKLGGTSREDIYTITYSHRNPRLAKDVVQSLLTIFVEGSFGDKKQDSQKAVAFIDEQIKSYETKLAAAENALKEFKIRNAGILPGEGVTYTTKLDQLADALQQARLELREAEQTRNALRKQMAGEEPVLLVDQNATTSTQSEIDTRLQGLYKNLDSLQMQFTDRHPDIISIKRLIAQLEERKAQEAGQRKEKPSARPNYSPMLQQLAASLAEAEASVAALTARVDEYSARYAKLKAMVNAVPEVEAQLAQLNRDYQVNKDNYEKLIGRREAAKLSEELTSTGMIKFRIIDPPIVPQKPTGPNRLRLLSLLLAASLMAGIGGSLIMSQMRPAFMSLATLRQTTDLPLLGAVSMNWTPAQRARETRAAYLLGLLFLGLLLSYAAAAFKAA
- a CDS encoding XrtA-associated tyrosine autokinase, yielding MSIIENAARRLEQVKQSPSVRTDARAGEPAKQTPARLPNLANANAQPAGQTSVAPTPPKHHVEIDLERLQQMGMVVSNGERSAVAEEFRVIKRPLLRTAAAPSRGGAGNPRNPANLIMVTSSLPGEGKTFCAINLAMSIATEKDYTVLLVDADVARPSIPKALGISAEIGMMDILCGDRKDIADVLVHTNVPSLSLITAGKGHRYTTELLASQDMATMVAELARRYPDRIVIFDSPPLLATTEAQVLAMHMGQIVVVVEAERTTQSQLQEALRHLDGCPNVSLLYNKARRFSTETAYGYY
- a CDS encoding TIGR03016 family PEP-CTERM system-associated outer membrane protein, which codes for MQSVHAAEWSVAPSVGLRETYSSNIALAPDATARSEWVTELAPRIALSASGVRFKFNADYALRYLDYHGGGTSSEVQHNVNANASGEFVKDLLFVDAIANISQQRISAFGPQSIDYVNLTGNRTEVQTYGISPYLRHDIGRFAAAELRYTAEKKKADDPNLLDSDVRRTLFDIGSGNRLRTWGWGFEFDRQRIDYRLAPETELSRYTARLQYEITPRIFLKTTAGYEDNNYLYIGEKPSGKLWSAGLSWLPSQSTSVSASAGHRYFGKTFAASAGHHDGKSAWDLGYDEEVTSQSALSTQSTLDTAAFLDRLWNTSIPDEAARKKIVDTFIHNAGLPTTLSGNIYNLSNRIFLQKSLRISLALDGSRNTAVFAIHGLRREPLSVAPVAGAVPPTSQPGIDDDSLQTGASANWIWHVTPRSDLAFGASYTRARAFGNERIDHFRAFRTALAKQFGRKSSATFELRRQQRSSTQQDAAYTENAVALLILMQL
- a CDS encoding XrtA/PEP-CTERM system-associated ATPase — translated: MYNTYYGLTAKPFQLNPDPNFYFGSKGHSRAMAYLEYGLSQEDGFIVITGEVGAGKTTLVRNLCRRLQSEKIVVAQIVNTALDAADILRMAAASLDLPFENVSKAALLLRLEMFARDCAKQGKRILLIVDEAQNLSHHALEELRMLSNMQSYDQPLLQTFLLGQPEFRAILMSEGMKQLRQRVIATYHLGPLDEDDSRAYIEHRLSTAGWQGDPCISDDAFDAIYGYTQGIPRKINTFCDRMFLMGYLEELHAFGTREVDKVMADIDEEFAAPPSTEVGTDHTIAELTPASSDIDAIERRVSRMESSVTTLVDALRKMISAPLKSVSSKNP
- the wecB gene encoding non-hydrolyzing UDP-N-acetylglucosamine 2-epimerase — encoded protein: MMNTVNEITPGSCDLLCVVGARPNFMKIAPIMAALAEHAPRMRVSLLHTGQHYDAVMNHQYFDALGIPAPSINLEVGSGSHAQQTAEVMRRFEPALDASGARAALVVGDVNSTLACALVAAKRGLPVIHVEAGLRSFDRAMPEEINRILTDRISDLLFTSERGARDNLLKEGIPEQAIHFVGNVMIDTLRQNLGRAVPFRQTVAPEERARCDVAENNYAVLTLHRPSNVDDPAALRRLLETLNEASERIPILFTLHPRTRAMIEKFELMPLLKRARIVLLPPLGYLEMLGLMKDARMVLTDSGGIQEETTALGIPCVTLRDSTERPITVEEGTNVLAGTDRIDILRAVDAILSYGGKTGRIPQYWDGAAAVRIAHVVRDWAENGYKA